One genomic region from Pseudobacteriovorax antillogorgiicola encodes:
- a CDS encoding sigma factor-like helix-turn-helix DNA-binding protein produces MTKPSRFKVLHRLDQSHSDHQTLQSLFDQLPKDQKTVLTLKFKFGLSYKTISRATGIDRQDVARLIPIGMDHLRGDSRPESSTIVAPHLMVAYTIDHLTKNQKSKIEALISKDKSARYAYQATLQWSRILHGEFQSKIRCKVSQSLLMKAHSEPPHRRWAPYVPHGILSIMVLTFLIFLGRYYQTRFESQDSGVSSTSSRKGSSSIVPEGVRGNSFIRSTTLNPLIKVNENLSKTQKPAVVIAPPNINLAKKIPKLLEVKSRFNKLSIDGYNIKAAPWNRDHKLLNLRIRVQKPKTQKVSKPSRNLVYIFDTSGSMFLSHKLPAFKADFYRILEHLDASDTISFLLYSSRSHILLPPTAGDQKDLIRNVLETLQPLKSKPGKKVVDLRLAQDLLAKHQQSSDVSRILVISDGDLSLPNNGFFEGHSVSLFNLDRRNHREIHSSRSNIEPYTINTLFRVHHIQQKDFWQEPTLAVNINPSNIDAWRVLRYQLLDQSGAAISSKGTPLFPGESIDLSLELVPKSKGADLKVNDVRFLAFDQPSYDHFQTNPQPQVTLASAPYVPNSSRNKWPGFQKIKTEFKQHRGAFRRCYEHLLKETPQAKGYVSLLIQTSSYKSSQVKTLESDFSDPGFQACINRSAGHLRHHQLPQGSVSYILPLKFFSN; encoded by the coding sequence TTGACAAAGCCATCCAGGTTTAAGGTCTTGCATCGTCTAGACCAAAGCCATAGCGACCATCAAACGCTCCAATCTCTCTTTGATCAACTTCCCAAAGATCAGAAAACAGTTTTGACATTAAAGTTTAAATTTGGACTGAGCTACAAGACCATCAGCCGAGCCACTGGCATTGATCGACAAGATGTCGCACGGCTGATACCAATTGGAATGGATCACTTGCGAGGTGATTCTAGACCAGAGTCATCGACGATCGTGGCCCCTCACCTAATGGTCGCCTATACCATCGATCATTTAACCAAAAATCAAAAATCAAAAATTGAAGCACTGATCAGCAAAGACAAAAGCGCGCGGTATGCTTATCAAGCGACTCTTCAGTGGTCTCGAATCCTGCATGGCGAATTTCAAAGCAAAATTAGGTGCAAGGTTTCCCAATCACTGCTGATGAAGGCACATTCCGAACCGCCTCATCGTCGATGGGCTCCGTATGTACCCCACGGGATTCTATCTATCATGGTCCTTACCTTCCTCATTTTCTTGGGCCGATACTATCAGACCAGATTTGAATCCCAAGACTCAGGGGTGTCAAGCACTTCATCAAGGAAGGGCAGCTCATCCATAGTTCCAGAAGGCGTTCGCGGCAATAGTTTCATCCGTTCCACGACTTTAAACCCACTCATCAAAGTTAATGAGAATTTATCGAAAACCCAAAAGCCTGCTGTAGTCATAGCACCACCCAATATTAATCTTGCCAAAAAAATTCCTAAGCTTCTGGAAGTCAAGTCTCGCTTCAATAAGCTGAGTATCGATGGCTACAATATAAAGGCTGCTCCTTGGAACCGTGATCACAAGCTTTTGAACTTAAGAATTCGTGTTCAAAAACCCAAGACGCAAAAGGTGAGCAAGCCTTCACGTAACCTCGTCTATATATTTGATACATCGGGATCGATGTTTCTCAGCCACAAGCTTCCAGCATTTAAGGCCGATTTTTATCGTATTCTTGAGCATCTCGATGCAAGTGATACGATTAGCTTTCTTCTCTATAGCAGCAGGTCACATATTCTCTTGCCACCTACAGCGGGAGATCAAAAAGACCTGATCAGGAATGTGCTTGAGACACTTCAACCCTTGAAAAGCAAACCAGGAAAAAAAGTGGTGGATCTTCGGCTCGCCCAAGACCTACTAGCCAAGCACCAACAGTCCAGCGATGTTTCTAGAATATTGGTCATCAGTGACGGGGATCTAAGTCTTCCAAACAACGGTTTCTTTGAAGGCCACTCGGTCTCCCTTTTTAACCTGGATCGCCGGAACCACCGAGAGATCCATTCCAGTAGGAGTAATATAGAGCCATATACCATCAATACTTTATTTCGCGTTCACCACATACAGCAAAAAGATTTTTGGCAAGAACCTACTTTGGCAGTAAACATCAACCCAAGCAATATCGATGCTTGGCGGGTCCTGAGATATCAGTTGCTAGACCAGAGCGGTGCTGCCATCAGCTCGAAGGGAACTCCTCTATTCCCTGGAGAATCCATTGACCTATCTTTGGAACTCGTACCTAAATCTAAAGGTGCAGATTTGAAGGTAAACGATGTTCGGTTTCTAGCCTTCGATCAACCCTCTTACGACCACTTTCAAACAAACCCTCAACCACAGGTAACCCTAGCATCCGCTCCCTACGTTCCAAACTCTAGCCGGAATAAATGGCCTGGTTTTCAAAAAATCAAAACGGAATTCAAGCAACATAGAGGCGCCTTTCGTCGCTGCTATGAGCACCTCCTAAAAGAGACGCCACAGGCTAAAGGCTACGTTTCACTACTGATCCAAACCAGCTCTTATAAGTCATCCCAAGTGAAAACCCTTGAATCAGATTTTAGCGATCCAGGCTTCCAAGCCTGTATCAATCGCTCAGCAGGGCACCTTAGGCACCATCAACTGCCCCAGGGCTCAGTTTCCTATATCTTGCCACTAAAATTCTTTAGCAACTAA